CTTCTGGTCAAAAGCATCAGAGATGTTATGGGCAGGATCTGTGGAGATGATGAGGACGCTCTCCCTGACTGCAGCCAGCTGGACAGCCAAACTACAGCTGAACAAATGACAGAGACGAGACACATTTGTACAGCaggtataaaaaaacatgttgtatGTGGTTCTgataaaaagatttaaatcgGACAGAGACTTTGTTGTTGTAACATTGTTAAGCACTCTAAATGTTAagtgaaggtccagtgtgtaatttttggcagaaattcaatataaaatgatcctagtgatgttttcactggtgtgtttcatctatattgtatgaattgtgttgtttttcctatagaatgggctctttatatttaaaaactttatatttacatggagggggggtcctctctttGGAGGCCGCcttccaaactggacaaactaaaacctttggAGTTTTCATGACGagtgaagttcaccacaggttctctctcatgttgggaagtggagggtgagatgaggagtattcagctgcaacatgcaacttcacctctaaattctacacactgaacctttaagtgatgTTAGTTTGTGTATCAATTTATTTGCTATAAAGAGTGCTCATTAATCCACAGACGAAACACTGCACATGAGCCAGAGTTACAAGTTTAAGCTAATTTtcatctgaaaaaaataataaactaaatCAAGGTTAAGTCCAATGTTGACACGTGATCAcaagtttgttttgttataaTCTGCATCCTTATACATTTACTGAGGTTAGGAAGTTGTGGTTGCATTTAATGAATGTTTCTGCGTGGGCATCACATCCACAACACTTCAACGCTAAAATGAGCTTAAACATTAATGTATGAAAATGGATCTGAAGGCgtttataacaataataacgaGACACTGACGACATCAACCATTTGAAATTATTATATCTGATTTACTAGATATTCCAGTAACCGATAGATCTGTATTTACACTAACGCTATTTGCACTAAATTCCTAATGGTATTATCAGCATCACTCAGTGAGTGTTGAAGCAAGACAGCAAGCTAGTATATAAACTAGTGTGTTCAGTACCTCAAGACAGCGGTCCATTATCATCCTTAGCCACAATGCTAATGCTAAGTCTATCCAACACAGGTTACACCGATCTGCCATCGAATAAGGAAATAAACACGTTGTCAGCGTGattatcacacacactgactcatgtGTCAATTAGCTAAAGTTAGCAAGTGACAGTGCTAGACAGCGTCCAACCAGCCGGCGAACTGAAAACTAACTGAGCATGACTGActgactttaaatgtgacaccaGTAACGATAACATGTTAATGCTAACACGTGTTCGGATAGTGAGCTAGCTGCGGTTTAATTCTTGTTGTGAGAAAACAACGCGGTGACTCGTTCACTGACACTGATCCACGTCAACTAATAGTAAAGGCTAAAGCTAGCTGCGTTAGCTAAGCGACGCTGAAGAAAACCATTGAGGCAACGAGCGTTTCTCGTCCACTCACCTACAAGTCGTTTTCCCGACACCTCCTTTCCCACCCACAAATATCCACTTGAGGGACTTCTGCTCGATGATGTTCTTCAGAGTTGGTTCTAACGGCTCCACGTCAGGAGCATCTTCAAACTCGTCTTCCACAGAAGCTGCCATCTTGTCTGTGTACACCGCACCGTGCGGCTCAGGACTGGGGACGTACCCGGATGTAGCGATTCTGATGCATTCACAAACACTCGGAGGTTTGGCCCTAAATGCGACTGTggattcaaattaaaagcttGAATGTTTCAGGATAACGATAAATATTATACTTTCTTAAAATACATCCATGTTTGAATGTAAAATTAGACTGAAACAAGAAGTAGTGAGCACAAATAGTTCTGTGGTTAATGTGAGGGATGAATCCTAATTGTTATAGAGCGTCAAATATTTAATGACAAACCACCTCTGAACCTGTCACTATTAGGGGCGGGGCCAGAATGAACAGCACAGTGAACATTTAACCAGGGGGCAGTAGTGAGTCATTTCCTCTGAGCTTGTATCTTATTATATGTTTTATGGAAATATAAACAGCTACAACAAACATGACCACACTCTTTCAATAATCTTTATATTCATCAAAATCAAGAAAATGAAAgtgtaaacaaatgtatgttCCATGTATTTTTTGGCATGTTAAAAGGATAGTTCACAAATTtgaattcactcatcatctaattgccactatgccgatggaggggtggatgaagtccacaaaacacttctggagttccAGGGATACACAgcgttgcagcagaatccaatacaattaaagtaaatgggaATCGATTCTTTAAATTCTTctactgctcctgtgatgtcttTCAAGTTTCCATACGCccacattcatatttgactcaaaacagcatcatttacatgattttagcctaaatgttcaCTGTTATTCTCCTGCCTGGAGCCGTACTATCCCTTCAAGCTTTTACATAAAGGGGAATGAGGGCATcacatacaaaaaaacaacttgcaTCAACATGAactcaggctacaaacttgtagtcacatgaaacaaaagcagaaacTTTGGGCAAAATCTTGAACATTGTTACACGGTCAGATGCTACTTTAGACAAAGCATATCTTGTTGCAGAAAATAAATTTGAAATGGTACAATCAGTCAAACATTATCCTTGGATTTTTGATTTGGGAGTTGACATTATACTGATTCTTTGCTGTAAAACATTCACTAATATGTCACACCTTAAACAGAGGAGAGTTGGAGAGTCGTCAGTCTGTCATACAAACTGATATCACTGATATAGCCACTGCCCACATGACTTGAATGCAGCACAACCCTGGAGGGGCAGCTggggttgttttgtttttttcaagctTTACTGATACAAGACATTTACTTATCTTTGAAGGGGGAAGCTCTTGACAGGAGGCTggaattatattaaatattaaaaaagtagAGACACAGAGTGATTGAgtagcatatatatatacagtatacatgtatatacagcAGAGTATCTTTTTATTCAGTCATGAAAACATTAGAGTAAACACATATTCAACATTCTATGTGAAAAGTGACTGAAAATGCATGATGCTTATATTTGCCTGTCCTGCATTACTGTTCATCCAATTCATCATCCAGatataaacaaagcaaaacaaacagatagCTCACACAAAAATATCTTCACAGAccgtttttttaaaacaaatatcaagTTACACATATTAAAGTTTACATTTGCGTTGTTCCACAGTCTAACCCcaacaactgaaacacaaaccaaaatctCTTAAATCATATTTACTCTCCTGAATTGAAAAATATCATAATAAGTTAATTTGTGTGATTATAATAACTTGCCTTGATAATACGTATGGCTCTTTTCTGCAGTAATACAATCTGCATGACGAAGTAATGTATCACCAGATTTGTAAATGATTGCTACTGACTTTGAAAGTATACAGcccacatgcaaatagaaataaaacaataaactacGGATGGGGGTTACATTGTCCAATCATTGGTTGTCTGGTTGCCAAGTGATGTTGCTGAGAAAAAATTCCATTGATTATATTTTGCTGAAAGCCATGTACAAAACATGCAATGTCTCACTTAAAAAAGGTGCCTCAATAGCAACATaaaaaattattgtttttactgtcacTGTTAAGTACCTTTTAAaagcgctatacaaataaaatgtattattattattattgtatttaaacCGAGCTGCAGCTGTTGAGGATTGAAAATCTGAGGTGCTGAGAGaaacattcatttacatgaacatGTACATGCTGTCACCACAGGATAAGACACTTTCCTCCATAAACAACTCTTCATCGCTTCACTCGTCCCCATTTCTGTGCTGCCGTCATGCCTCTTAATCTTTCTAGATCCGTCACCTCCATCTCTGATCTCCAGGCAGTGCCAAGCCAGAATCTTTATGTGTGCTGTCTGAGCCGTCACACACTCCATTCCACTGGGAAAGGAGCAACTTCGCACTCGGTCCGATCTTTCGCAGTCTGTCTGTCGCAGCCAGCGAGGCCAGAAAACTGGGCCCAGGTCCTTCCACTGGTAGGTTAGTTCACACGTGGCCGAGCTCAGCAGCCAAGATCGAATCGAACTGGCGACATCTGGAGGGAGAGGACCAAAGTCGAGATCTGCAGCTTCCTTCTCCAGCTTGTGGTGATGGTTTGCTGCAGCATCTTTCAGCTCTGGAGGAGGATTCAGGCTAGAGGGTAATTTGCCAGACGGCTTGTCACCATGGTGCGAAAGCGGCATATCACCGTCACCCTCAGAGGCCTCAGGTGGCTTCTTTACAGACGTCCAGAACGGGTCGAAAGAACATCCAAGAAGacgcaggaggagagagggccGGTGGTGTCTGGGTTTGGGCATGTCCTGATAATCCTCCATGTTTGTCAGCAGAGTATATGGACGCATTGGCTGCGAGGACAGGAGACTAGCTCTCAGGAAAAGAAATGGTAAATCCAAGCGTGAATCCTCCTGTTCTTGAGGGTTTGAAAGCTGATTCTGTGTTGAAATATTAGATGTAAGAGCTTCAAATTCATGTAGGAGGGACACAGAAatccagcagagacagacacagttgAATGTTGCAGACATGATGCTGTGTCTGGATGAAGAAACACAGGAATGTAAGAATTGTTCCTCTAATCTTCCTTTTCACCCGTTCAGTTATAGGTTATCCTCTGGCCTCTTCAGGGACTCTGGGAACTCAACACCAGACATCCTTGAGCTCTTAACCAACAACATACTGAAAATTATGGCCTTATCGCACAAACAGCAGGCGTATTATGGAGTATGGCCAGAGCCCAACCAAAGCTCCCACTTCTCCTTCAAGGCTCTGGTGTTTCAGCAAACTAACCCgagtgaaaacaaatacagcacGGTTCTGCTTTGGTTTGGTTTCATGTAAATGTGTTGATTCCcagaattaaaaacagaaaaaaaccttccacatatttcacaaaacacaaaggaaacaagACATGGTGATTTGACCTCGATTTGCTGGAGCTGTGTCAACTACCCCGGACACAAGAACAAATGAAGAGTTTTCTAACACAAAGACGACACTGAGAGCAGATAGAAAACAGGCTCCAGGGATAATTCACTTCATGGGAGCtaagagaaaaacatgtgaaacagaGGACAGATGAAACATGTTTGCAGGACAATGTCCCGTTTATTCTCATATACACAAAATTAGATTTCTTGTTGGAAGGCCTGCGATGGTGTAATATCAAATATATGTTCAACTGTAAACTCTTGTTCACATCGACATTAGAATAATACGTTTCATAAATACATCCACATAAAGTTGGTTATTCTTACAGAAAGGTACAAACAGCAGAATTAACTTAGAAATACTGCATACGAGTTGATAAGGCACTAATtccgttgtgtgtgtgtttgtgtgtgtgtgtgtgtgtgtgtgtgtgtgtgtgtgtgtgtgtgcatgcgtgcgtgcgtgcgtgcgtgtgcgtgtacTCAGAGAAAACCTGACTTGGCTCAGCCTGTCTGTATGTGTAACCTTTCACGTTGCCACACTCAGAGTGAAAAAAGCTGGTCATGTGATCTGTCTTGTTGCTGGGTTGATTGTGGCGGCGGTCTGGACGCTGCGGGCGGCATGCTGCGAGTCCCCTGGCTGCTGTGGTCTGCTGCCTTCGCCCGATCCTCCAGAAACATATCAAATTCTGCAAGAGATGTTTACagttaaaggtgtgtgtgtgcgtgcgagtAAACACATAATAGAGCAGgaactgcaaaacattttcacaattaaaTGGCGGTGATGCGGCCAAGTTACACACCTTCACTGGACACTCCCTCACACACTGAGGACTGCTCCTCCTGCATGtccaaacacaagaaaacacaaaaggttaAAGATCACTTCATACTTTTATCGATCATTCCCCCTCCTCACACTCTTTAATTCCTTAGAGAACTATATATAGTCTCACCAAATCGCAGGATAACCACTTGTCGATATCGTTCTGCAAAGAGTTTTCTTTCTGTGGCAACTAAGGGAAAAAGTAATCAAGAGACAGACATGAAGACACTGTGTTGTAGCTGCGTATGCAAACAGAAATACACTTTGTACTTTCAAAGGAAATATTCTGTTcacatccatgtgtgtgtgttactgtggtTCACTTACTCCTCCTGTGACCTGCAACCTGGTGTCCAGAGCTCCAGCGAGGCCTTCCACTGCTCCTGGGTCCTCATATCGGACACTGGACACACCCATCAGGGACATATTGTAATAACGTGATGCAACACAGGAGATATGGGGACAGACATGCAACACCCAGGTAGGAATCAAGCCATGGACTGGATTACAATTATGTGACATGCACTGTAACCATAAGGTTTTTTGTTGTTATCAGGGAAGGACTTCTTCATATGtgatgcagtaaaaaaaatacaattcatcaACTTAACAACAATATCTTGCCCTGATtcttcatttatatatatttaaggctgcacacaaatatacaaaacacGTGTACTACTAGGACAAATTATATGATATGACGTCTTAAACCCCaattcagacctggtattaacatctgtcctgagtgatccgaAGTGAATACACACATATGTATCCTAAATGCAtcctgagatccaatcacataccacattcagaggtggtctgggacacatgtggaacattattttcactgtgtggATGCCAATAGGTCCTGGGCCACACATAGAGGACCACCTCCTCAgctgacctgctacagtttgctagtGTTTCACGTATTTTTGAGCTTCTCAGTTTCCATATCCCGATTTGTTATTGGTCACACcaccacataatgattgatacttttcacaaacaaaaaaagacaagcaTGATTATTTGCTTATAGAGCAGGAAAGTGAGATATGATCACAAGTGGTAACAGGAGACACATTAAGGATGTATTTTcatgccaggtgtgaacagaccaACTTATTATTTACTTGTGActggatctctcaggacggatgtgaataccaggtctgaacaggaccTTTCTATCATCAGTTGGCACCACTCACCTTTTCCTCTGTTCAGCCAGGGAGCTGCCTCTGGTCTGAGCAAACATGtcaaactcctcctcctcttctgaaaGCAGACGGTTCACTCATGAAGTCGCAACTGAATTTAACAACAGCACTTCAACAACACAAATCTTcacattatttctcttttttccacagcagcatggatttacaaaaaacacaaccaacAGAAAGCAAAGTACAAAAAAGTCAAGTACAAAAGAGGCCAAAGGGAATATTACAATGGCACTCACCTCTACCAAGGCCAAACAGCCAACTTACATTCAACGAAGCAGGAACaagttgcacacactcatagatatcagttcctcAAATGTGatgcctgatttatttttagTCAAGATTTATGAATTATTCACTGTTAAACCAAGAGTTCTTAATGCATCACGTAGTCTTTGTAAAATATTACTCACAAGCAAACAAAGGGACAGAGgtgaaacataacctccttggtggaggtaataataacATGCTAGAATGAATAAACCCTCCTGACTGATCCTCGCACCACATGCACATCACATGGTACaacaatgcattttttaaaggaTTTACTCTCTGGATCCACTGTGGCTTTTCCTACTATGTATATTTCCTTCCCATGTGATGTCCAGCCACGACATCCTGTTTCTTCcagaaatataacaaatataataaacGCTGGACTTTATTCACAAGAGATAATTCATGAAGATTTGCTGTTGCAAAATAAGTCACATACAGTTAGGAAGTTAAGGTCGGACAGCGTTCACTCACTGTGATTGGCCGGTTccctctgattggtggaggTGCTGACCGTTGCATGGCTGGATGTTGTGATGACAGCAGGTTGGCTGAGAGCGGGCGGCTGTGGGCTGATGTCGATGAGGCTCGGGCTGCTGGTAGAGCTCTGCTGAGAGGAGGACACGACCCACTGGGTATTAGTAATCTCTAACAGCTCatgtgacaaagaaaagaagtttGCACCTCACAGCTTTTTGAGAAATGCAGTATAGCGttcattatttcaaacaaaagaGGAAGACAACATCTGTCATACCTGCTGAGGACTTGAGATCTGGGCCTTGTTAAGTCTGTCA
This is a stretch of genomic DNA from Paralichthys olivaceus isolate ysfri-2021 chromosome 8, ASM2471397v2, whole genome shotgun sequence. It encodes these proteins:
- the LOC109627680 gene encoding noggin-like, with amino-acid sequence MSATFNCVCLCWISVSLLHEFEALTSNISTQNQLSNPQEQEDSRLDLPFLFLRASLLSSQPMRPYTLLTNMEDYQDMPKPRHHRPSLLLRLLGCSFDPFWTSVKKPPEASEGDGDMPLSHHGDKPSGKLPSSLNPPPELKDAAANHHHKLEKEAADLDFGPLPPDVASSIRSWLLSSATCELTYQWKDLGPVFWPRWLRQTDCERSDRVRSCSFPSGMECVTAQTAHIKILAWHCLEIRDGGDGSRKIKRHDGSTEMGTSEAMKSCLWRKVSYPVVTACTCSCK